One Candidatus Zixiibacteriota bacterium genomic window, GGTTGGCGAAATAAATGTTACCGAAAAGCTGAAGCGGATTAATGGAGTTGCCGGCGGCGAGGGCAATGGCGGCTTGATTTATCCGGATATGATGTATGGCCGGGATGGATTAATGGCGGCGGCAGTAATGCTTCAGTATTTAGCCTCCAGCAGAAAAACGATTTCTGAACTTGCATCGGAACTTCCCAAAACAACGATGATAAAAAGAAAAATAGCGCTTGATGGTAAGAAAATAAGTTTTAATAAAGTTATTAGGGCTTTCAAAGACGGAAAAGCCGATAAACGTGATGGAATAAAGATTATTTTTGATGATTGTTGGCTTCAATTGCGATTATCGAATACCGAACCGATAGTTAGGCTGATGACAGAGGCATACAGTGTTAAAAAAGCCAGATTATTAGCCGATGAAGTTGAAAAACTTCTATTATAAACATTGGAGAACAAATGTGTGGAATTGTTGGTTATATTGGCGATAAGAATTCCGTGCCGATTTTAATGGATGGTTTAAAGCGGCTTGAATATCGAGGCTACGACTCCGCAGGCATCGCCTGTATTGATAATTCAAATATAATACTTCAAAAAACAGCCGGTAAAATCAGCGTGCTTCATGATTTGATAAAGGCAGAGTCAATTTCATCTAAAGTCGGTATTGGGCATACTCGATGGGCTACTCATGGAGCGCCGACAGATATTAATGCCCATCCGCATCTTGATTGCACCGGTAAAATCGCAGTTGTTCATAACGGCATAATCGAAAATTTCTCAAGCCTTAAAACATTCCTCGAAAAGAAAGGCCACAAATTCATAACCGACACCGATACTGAAGTTTTGGCACACCTTATTGAGGAGCATTTCGAGGGCAACCTGCTTGAGGCAGTTCGTTCCGCTTTGACCCAGGTTGAGGGCACTTACGGTATCGCTGTTGTATCCTTAGATGAGCCCGACCGGATTGTTGCCGCTCGTCTGGGTTCACCTCTTGTTATCGGTCGCGGGCAGGGCGAAAATTTCGTAGCCTCGGATGTGGCGGCGCTTTTACGGTACACCAATCGCGTGGTATATCTTGAAGACCGCGAACTGGCTGAAATCACGAAAGATACTTTTAACGTAACACGGATTGACAAGACTTTGGTCAGCCCCGAATTTCAGGATATTTCTTGGTCGCTTGATATGATTGAGAAGGGCGGCTATCCGCATTTTATGCTTAAAGAAATTATGGAACAGCCGACTACTCTTCGCAATGCCATGAGAGGACGTTTAAACTTTGATGAGGGGACGACTCGTCTTAATGGCTTAAATCTCCAGTATAAAGAACTTACTAAAATTAAAAAAATAATAATTACCGCTTGCGGCACCTCTTGGCATGCCTCTCTTATCGGCGAATATCTTATTGAGGAATTTGCGCGGATTCCGGTCGAGGTTGAGTATGCCTCCGAATTTCGTTATCGAAATCCAATTATAGGCCCTGATACGAATTTACTTGTTATATCACAATCAGGTGAAACTACGGATACTTTGATGGCTCTAAGGGAAGCCAGACGCAAGGGCGCTACTTGCCTGGGTATCTGCAATGTTGTCGGTTCGACTATTTCGCGTGAAACAGAGGGCGGCGTATATATTCACGCCGGTCCGGAAATCGGTGTAGCTTCAACTAAAGCGTTCACTTCCCAGATAATGGTGTTGTCGCTAGTATCGATACTATTAGCTCGTATGCGCCATCTTTCGTTTCAAAAAGGCAAAGAACTGATAAAAGCGCTTGAGAAAGTACCGAACCAGGCAGCTGAGATTTTAAAAAAGAACGATGAGATTAAAGCTATTGCCGAAAAATACGCCAGCAAAAACAATTTCCTATATCTCGGCAGAGGCTTGAATTTCCCGGTTGCCCTTGAGGGCGCTTTGAAGCTTAAAGAGATATCCTATGTTCATGCCGAAGGCTATCCGGCGGCGGAAATGAAGCATGGGCCAATTGCCTTAATTGATGATAATATGCCGGTGGTTGTTATTGCGCTAAAGGATTCGGTATATGAAAAAATCATTTCCAATATCCAGGAAATAAAAGCTCGCAATGGCAATGTTATAGCGGTCGCTACCGAGGGAGATACCGATATAGCATCAATCGTTAATGATGTTATTTACATACCCAAGGCAATTGACTTTGTACTGCCATTGTTATCAATTATACCACTTCAGCTTTTGGCGTATCATATAGCGGTATTAAGAGGCTGTGATGTTGACCAGCCAAGGAATCTTGCAAAAAGTGTTACTGTTGAATAAACTCCTAAATAAAGGGGCTAATTATGGTCGCTAATCAAATTTTAAAAAGACGAATGGTTGATGAAAAAGACCAGATGTACCAAATGTATCATCAGGAAAAGATGTCGCTAACGGATATTGGCGAACATTACGGCTGCAGCCGTCAGTATGTTCAGTTAATATTCAAAGAGCTTGGCATCAAACGGCGTTCCCGGATGCTGGCGCTGAAAAATCGTCCCCGCAAACGGAAAAGCAAATATAATTTCATCGACAGCGATGACAAATTCATTCTGGATAATTATGATAGCATGACAGACCCCGCAATGGCTGAAAAACTGAACAAACCGCTAAAATCCATTATCTATCGGCGATTGATTGTTTTGGGCAAGAAAAAGGTTATAAGACGGAATTTCACGGTCGAGGAAAACAATTTCATCTTAGATAACTATAATGATATGACCGACATTGCTATTGCTCAAACCCTAAACAGATCGTTAATATCTGTAACTCATCACCGCAACAGAATTTTAAACTGC contains:
- the glmS gene encoding glutamine--fructose-6-phosphate transaminase (isomerizing), yielding MCGIVGYIGDKNSVPILMDGLKRLEYRGYDSAGIACIDNSNIILQKTAGKISVLHDLIKAESISSKVGIGHTRWATHGAPTDINAHPHLDCTGKIAVVHNGIIENFSSLKTFLEKKGHKFITDTDTEVLAHLIEEHFEGNLLEAVRSALTQVEGTYGIAVVSLDEPDRIVAARLGSPLVIGRGQGENFVASDVAALLRYTNRVVYLEDRELAEITKDTFNVTRIDKTLVSPEFQDISWSLDMIEKGGYPHFMLKEIMEQPTTLRNAMRGRLNFDEGTTRLNGLNLQYKELTKIKKIIITACGTSWHASLIGEYLIEEFARIPVEVEYASEFRYRNPIIGPDTNLLVISQSGETTDTLMALREARRKGATCLGICNVVGSTISRETEGGVYIHAGPEIGVASTKAFTSQIMVLSLVSILLARMRHLSFQKGKELIKALEKVPNQAAEILKKNDEIKAIAEKYASKNNFLYLGRGLNFPVALEGALKLKEISYVHAEGYPAAEMKHGPIALIDDNMPVVVIALKDSVYEKIISNIQEIKARNGNVIAVATEGDTDIASIVNDVIYIPKAIDFVLPLLSIIPLQLLAYHIAVLRGCDVDQPRNLAKSVTVE